A stretch of Paludisphaera borealis DNA encodes these proteins:
- a CDS encoding ABC transporter substrate-binding protein, with the protein MNPRTPRRPILAIARAILAASCIAALALSGGCGKEASGPPGSGPTKVRIGYLGLTCEAAMFAAYENGYYKEEGLDVEFVKTDWDSLRDGLGLGRFDANYHLIMYLLKPIEKGLDVKLTGGIHSGCLRLQAGAKSDIKSVADMKGKRIGVPTALGSPPFLFSSRVLKAAGMDPAKDVEWVAMAPDVLGLALDNGQIDAVCDAEPIGTILLSQNKVRTIADSAVDEPYSGEYCCAVVVSGNLARKDPATAAKVTRALLKGAAWVDLNPTAAAKLSVEKNYVASSVEVNAQAISKLKYTPGVARCRESVLLASKEMKEIGLLGSTTDPTELAKNAWQDLDGVTDEWLKGLKVEKVAGGGPPPPMDPDRLAALFASAKDFRFMCDNCESGGDLCGQ; encoded by the coding sequence ATGAACCCACGAACACCGCGTCGACCGATCCTGGCCATCGCCAGAGCCATCCTGGCCGCAAGCTGCATCGCGGCCCTGGCCCTATCGGGAGGGTGCGGGAAAGAGGCGAGCGGGCCGCCGGGCTCGGGGCCGACCAAGGTCCGAATCGGCTACCTCGGCCTGACGTGCGAGGCGGCGATGTTCGCGGCGTATGAGAACGGCTACTACAAGGAAGAGGGCCTGGACGTCGAGTTCGTCAAGACCGACTGGGACAGCCTGCGCGACGGCCTGGGGCTCGGCCGGTTCGACGCGAATTACCACCTCATCATGTATCTACTCAAGCCGATCGAGAAGGGCCTGGACGTGAAGCTCACGGGCGGGATCCACTCGGGTTGCCTGCGGCTTCAAGCGGGGGCGAAGTCCGACATCAAGTCGGTCGCGGATATGAAGGGAAAGCGGATCGGCGTGCCGACGGCTCTGGGAAGTCCGCCGTTCCTCTTCAGCAGCCGGGTACTGAAGGCGGCCGGCATGGATCCGGCGAAGGACGTCGAATGGGTGGCGATGGCGCCCGACGTCCTGGGCCTGGCCCTCGACAACGGCCAGATCGACGCGGTGTGCGACGCCGAGCCGATCGGCACGATTTTGCTCTCGCAGAACAAGGTCCGGACGATCGCCGACTCGGCGGTGGACGAACCGTACAGCGGCGAGTACTGCTGCGCCGTGGTGGTCAGCGGCAATCTGGCCCGAAAAGACCCGGCGACGGCGGCCAAGGTGACGCGGGCGCTCCTCAAGGGGGCCGCGTGGGTGGACCTCAACCCGACGGCGGCGGCCAAGCTCTCGGTCGAGAAGAATTACGTCGCCTCGTCGGTGGAAGTGAACGCCCAGGCGATCTCGAAGCTGAAGTACACGCCGGGAGTCGCGCGGTGCCGCGAGAGCGTCCTGCTGGCGTCGAAGGAGATGAAGGAGATCGGCCTGCTCGGCTCGACGACCGATCCCACGGAACTGGCCAAGAACGCCTGGCAGGACCTCGACGGCGTGACCGACGAGTGGCTGAAGGGGTTGAAGGTCGAGAAGGTCGCCGGAGGCGGTCCGCCGCCGCCGATGGACCCCGACCGCCTCGCCGCGCTCTTCGCCAGCGCAAAGGATTTCCGATTCATGTGCGACAATTGCGAGTCCGGGGGCGACCTTTGCGGCCAGTGA
- a CDS encoding WD40 repeat domain-containing protein yields MRWNDATARPRVGPGLHRALILACLAFRLLAGGVRAEDGPIDSINPKGNSGRVLAVAFTPDGKTLATAGSEGVAKLWDVAKGSVRFDLRGHDGEVRSLAVSPDEKTIATGGADKTIRLWNTADGQAKGVLTGHTDAVAALVFISDGKTLASGGPDATIRLWDVAAMHPTKTLEGLGVGVLGLATSSTGNHLASAGDDRIIRLWDLSDGGEPRIIGRIDAKLCCVAFSPDGTRVAAGGLDKTVRIWPTDPTPENQDPSTRRRPSRMVAATAVGGAVLALAFAPDGKSLAASVSNAPPGASAPGTIVILDVATFQVRNRLQGHLSDVYSVAYSPDGGTLASGGDRCVRLNWNNVSQDVRASWLGPWPEGPVENRPMRHLGLVEAAAFTPDGRAVITASGDPEVRFWDLATHEVRRGLHDSSGAVHAIAVSPDGKRLATGGEGKMVKIWDLETGRVRATRASHLGAITCLAYSHDGKTLASGSRDASVSVWNDATGEEKLTLARHTSAITHLAFAPDDKALATSSLDWTAKLWDLDSGAMRRSFDGHGDSVESVAFTPDGKTLISTGRDGSTRFWNVTDGTERGASRKQDVGVGLVVILPGEQAMITGSTDGAIRRWSMADDQLESMSARAHAGPISTLALSPDGNVLASGGGHELKLWIVKTDLAPRPFAAVVAKVTSLAISADGKTLASATADGVVQVWNLPAGRERVMPVRLAAGEVQMALSADGKRLATLLNASQQGSSLRIWDATTLEPLDLLAVETVGARRLAFTPDGRFLATAGDTVGLWGLGDETPVRRLKGAPGFVRSIAVSPDGDTVATAGGDGAVMLWDVPEKSFRGSLEGHTHSATVVAFAPDGKTLASGSSDTTVRLWDVAGRTAIATLEGSKGPITALAFRPDGALLASSSRGDATVRLWDVANRRLTAKLASPASAPTEETTSLAFSADGGTLYTGGDRGITAWDVSPNSRALAPGSNSPPPPADPRP; encoded by the coding sequence ATGCGATGGAATGACGCGACCGCGCGCCCCCGGGTCGGCCCGGGCTTGCACCGGGCGCTGATCCTGGCCTGCCTCGCCTTCCGGCTCCTCGCCGGGGGCGTGCGGGCCGAGGACGGCCCCATCGATTCGATCAACCCCAAGGGAAACAGCGGGCGCGTGCTCGCGGTCGCCTTCACGCCCGACGGCAAAACCCTGGCCACGGCGGGTTCGGAGGGCGTCGCCAAGCTCTGGGACGTCGCCAAAGGCTCGGTTCGCTTCGATCTTCGCGGCCACGACGGCGAGGTCCGCAGCCTCGCCGTCTCGCCCGACGAAAAAACCATCGCGACCGGCGGCGCCGACAAGACGATACGCCTCTGGAACACGGCCGACGGCCAAGCCAAGGGGGTCCTGACCGGCCACACCGACGCCGTCGCCGCGCTCGTGTTCATCTCGGATGGAAAGACGCTCGCATCAGGTGGCCCGGATGCGACGATCCGACTCTGGGACGTCGCCGCGATGCACCCCACGAAGACGCTCGAAGGACTTGGCGTGGGCGTCCTGGGACTCGCCACGTCCTCGACGGGGAACCACCTGGCCTCAGCCGGCGACGACAGGATCATCCGGCTCTGGGATCTGTCCGATGGCGGTGAACCCCGGATCATTGGGCGGATCGACGCCAAGCTGTGCTGCGTCGCGTTCTCGCCGGACGGAACCCGCGTGGCCGCGGGCGGACTCGACAAGACGGTCAGGATCTGGCCGACCGATCCCACCCCTGAAAACCAAGACCCATCCACCCGGCGACGGCCCTCGCGGATGGTCGCAGCCACGGCGGTCGGCGGAGCCGTGCTCGCCTTGGCGTTCGCGCCGGACGGGAAGAGCCTGGCGGCGAGCGTTTCCAACGCGCCGCCCGGAGCCTCGGCGCCCGGAACGATCGTGATCCTCGACGTCGCCACGTTTCAGGTGCGAAACCGCCTCCAGGGCCACCTCAGCGACGTCTACTCCGTGGCGTATTCGCCGGACGGCGGGACGCTGGCCTCGGGTGGAGATCGGTGCGTCCGGCTGAACTGGAACAACGTTTCTCAAGACGTGCGAGCGTCCTGGCTCGGCCCCTGGCCGGAAGGGCCCGTGGAGAACCGGCCGATGAGGCATCTCGGCCTGGTCGAGGCGGCTGCGTTCACGCCAGACGGCCGCGCGGTGATCACGGCGAGCGGCGACCCGGAAGTCCGCTTCTGGGACCTGGCGACCCACGAAGTTCGCCGGGGCCTTCACGACTCCTCGGGCGCCGTCCACGCGATCGCCGTCAGTCCCGACGGCAAGCGGCTCGCGACCGGCGGCGAGGGGAAGATGGTCAAGATCTGGGATCTCGAAACAGGTCGCGTGCGGGCGACGCGGGCGAGCCACCTGGGCGCGATCACCTGCCTGGCGTACTCCCACGACGGCAAGACCCTCGCGTCCGGCAGCCGCGACGCGTCGGTCTCGGTATGGAACGACGCCACCGGCGAGGAGAAGCTGACCCTCGCCCGTCACACCAGCGCGATCACGCACCTGGCTTTCGCCCCCGACGACAAGGCGCTCGCGACCAGCTCGCTCGACTGGACCGCCAAGCTCTGGGACCTGGATTCCGGCGCAATGCGGCGCTCGTTCGACGGTCACGGCGACTCCGTCGAGTCGGTCGCGTTCACCCCCGACGGCAAGACCCTGATCTCGACCGGCCGCGACGGCTCGACCCGATTCTGGAACGTCACGGACGGGACCGAGCGAGGCGCCTCCCGCAAGCAAGACGTGGGCGTCGGGCTGGTCGTGATTCTGCCCGGGGAGCAGGCCATGATCACGGGGAGCACCGACGGGGCGATCCGCCGCTGGTCGATGGCCGACGACCAGCTCGAATCGATGAGCGCCAGAGCGCATGCGGGACCGATCTCGACCCTCGCGCTTTCCCCGGACGGCAACGTGCTGGCGTCCGGCGGCGGCCACGAACTCAAGCTCTGGATCGTCAAAACCGACCTGGCGCCCCGGCCTTTCGCGGCCGTCGTCGCCAAGGTGACTTCACTGGCGATCTCGGCCGACGGCAAGACGCTGGCCTCGGCGACGGCCGACGGCGTGGTCCAGGTCTGGAACCTTCCGGCGGGCCGCGAACGCGTCATGCCGGTCCGGCTCGCTGCGGGCGAAGTCCAGATGGCCCTCTCGGCCGACGGCAAGCGGCTGGCCACGCTTCTGAACGCGTCGCAGCAGGGCTCCAGCCTGCGGATCTGGGACGCGACGACCCTGGAACCGCTCGACCTGCTGGCCGTCGAGACCGTCGGCGCGCGACGGCTGGCGTTCACTCCCGACGGCCGGTTCCTGGCGACGGCCGGCGACACGGTCGGGCTCTGGGGGCTGGGCGACGAGACGCCGGTCCGCCGGCTCAAGGGAGCGCCGGGCTTCGTCCGCTCGATCGCCGTTTCTCCCGACGGCGACACGGTCGCCACGGCGGGCGGCGACGGGGCCGTCATGCTCTGGGACGTCCCCGAGAAAAGCTTTCGCGGTTCGCTCGAAGGGCATACGCATTCCGCGACGGTCGTCGCCTTCGCCCCCGACGGCAAGACGCTGGCGTCCGGCTCGTCCGACACGACCGTCCGACTCTGGGACGTCGCCGGACGCACCGCGATCGCGACGCTCGAAGGGTCCAAGGGGCCGATCACGGCCCTGGCGTTCCGGCCCGACGGCGCGTTGCTCGCCTCGTCGTCGCGGGGCGATGCGACCGTTCGACTCTGGGACGTCGCCAACCGCCGCCTCACCGCGAAGCTCGCCTCCCCCGCCTCCGCGCCGACCGAGGAAACGACCTCGCTGGCGTTCTCGGCCGACGGTGGCACCCTCTACACCGGCGGCGACCGGGGAATCACGGCCTGGGACGTCTCGCCGAACAGCCGGGCGCTGGCGCCGGGCTCGAACTCGCCACCTCCGCCAGCCGACCCGCGCCCATGA
- a CDS encoding di-heme oxidoredictase family protein — translation MRGTRSATVYGMTLSGFCLCLGLISTRGTVRAGDEAAAVKPDPIAVGYEIFNREWMPNDPRGHGGDGLGPVYNDTSCVACHNAGGGGGGGPNSKNIDVLSASQFMGGVVVQSPISPIPAKTDSTSALTTVDQLIDFHAGFKGGRTVVLHKFGSDPNYNDWRARTVQRLLGQVGVPGVFQVQTRGPVFLSQNPDVAPAEPKNSRSDEQIQRIRAAVRAASASSRQSTVVGPFKVAGSQRNPTALFGLGLVDAISEHDIDAAAKKQAMETPDVKGRVSRLKDGRVGRLGWKGQTANVEDFVLNACAVEIGLEVPGHPQASSPQAPKYRTTGLDLTADECSSLVAYVRSLPRPIERQASGLAEAKHVAAGKAAFASVGCATCHTPKLGGVAGLYSDLLLHDMGDDTADDGSYSDGFDGSDDPFGPESGPIAANAANGKPAPARQARGASQREWRTPPLWGFRDSGPYLHDGRAQSLDEAVALHGGQGEKAAKAFFALSPRERLQVEAFLKSLTAPAPVALVQRGE, via the coding sequence ATGCGGGGAACACGTTCGGCGACGGTCTACGGCATGACGCTGTCGGGTTTTTGTCTGTGTCTTGGGTTGATTTCAACACGCGGAACCGTCCGCGCGGGAGACGAAGCGGCGGCGGTCAAACCCGACCCGATCGCGGTCGGCTACGAGATCTTCAACCGCGAATGGATGCCCAACGATCCGCGCGGCCACGGCGGCGACGGGCTGGGCCCGGTGTACAACGACACTTCGTGCGTCGCCTGCCACAACGCGGGAGGCGGCGGCGGAGGCGGCCCGAACAGCAAGAACATCGACGTGCTGAGCGCGTCGCAGTTCATGGGAGGCGTGGTCGTTCAATCGCCCATCAGCCCCATCCCCGCCAAGACCGATTCGACCTCTGCATTAACAACCGTCGATCAGTTGATCGATTTTCACGCCGGGTTCAAGGGGGGCCGAACGGTCGTCCTCCACAAGTTCGGTAGTGATCCGAACTACAATGACTGGCGGGCCCGAACAGTCCAGCGGCTGCTCGGCCAGGTCGGCGTCCCCGGCGTGTTCCAGGTCCAAACACGGGGGCCGGTGTTTCTTTCCCAAAACCCCGACGTCGCACCGGCCGAGCCGAAGAACTCCCGTAGCGACGAGCAGATTCAACGGATTCGCGCGGCCGTCCGGGCCGCCTCGGCGTCGAGTCGGCAATCGACGGTCGTCGGTCCGTTCAAGGTCGCGGGGTCGCAGCGCAATCCGACGGCCCTGTTCGGTCTCGGGCTGGTCGATGCGATTTCCGAGCATGACATCGACGCGGCGGCCAAGAAGCAGGCGATGGAGACGCCCGACGTCAAGGGGCGCGTCAGCCGGCTCAAGGACGGTCGGGTCGGCCGACTCGGCTGGAAGGGCCAGACGGCGAACGTCGAGGACTTCGTCCTGAACGCCTGCGCCGTCGAGATCGGCCTGGAAGTCCCCGGCCATCCGCAGGCGAGCAGCCCGCAAGCGCCGAAGTATCGCACGACGGGCCTCGATCTGACGGCCGACGAATGCTCGTCGCTGGTCGCCTACGTCCGCAGCCTGCCCCGGCCGATCGAGCGGCAGGCGTCGGGCCTCGCCGAGGCGAAGCACGTCGCGGCCGGCAAGGCGGCCTTCGCCAGCGTCGGCTGCGCGACTTGCCACACGCCCAAACTCGGCGGCGTCGCCGGCCTCTACAGCGATCTGCTGCTTCACGACATGGGCGACGACACCGCGGACGACGGCTCGTACTCCGACGGCTTCGACGGCAGCGACGACCCGTTCGGCCCCGAATCCGGTCCGATCGCGGCGAACGCGGCGAACGGCAAGCCGGCCCCCGCGCGTCAGGCTCGCGGGGCCTCGCAGCGCGAATGGCGGACGCCCCCCTTGTGGGGCTTCCGCGACTCGGGCCCGTACCTCCACGACGGCCGGGCGCAGAGCCTTGATGAAGCCGTCGCGCTTCACGGCGGCCAGGGTGAAAAGGCGGCGAAGGCGTTCTTCGCGCTCTCGCCGCGCGAGCGGCTCCAAGTGGAGGCGTTCCTGAAATCGTTGACCGCGCCCGCGCCGGTCGCCCTCGTCCAGCGCGGCGAATAA
- a CDS encoding PQQ-binding-like beta-propeller repeat protein, with translation MISMRSAIALLLLAPALALGQAPKDEEDKVSNDNPARPLQMPPATTEVKEALDDFERFQRRSAWERALKALYTITEDQALRFVDGDSGFIIPVAQKRRQVLTALPPEGQAAYRLFYDAEAQKLFADAEGPTELANLERIYSAYFTTTIGDDAADRLGDIYFEMGRFDRAADCWLSILHDRPDTNLSPATIALKSALALARAGRRTEFDQIRADLADRYKEDKVTIGGTTAAPAELLRRLLEADPPAAALAETAGPTPAAAEASLDLGRPIEPDWQLRIAESIEAGMTPAELNQWRSNSLSDAKPAVAVEGSTLFANYLGHIVAVDLDSGKLLWRTEAFHHLENLAMQQGGQMATPGRFAILASREYVWTVARDLKDQNYMAPFHLACRRADNGELVWKSTDLPEYALFDLNGPPLLSDGTMFIPAKAQPNPQQSQPLPEQMVLAIQPHDGKLLWKREIGVFRQGQQRFYYYNMRDNSPQVRLFLRAGSLYIDTHVGVLARLDAGTGALDWGYGYKTDAPQAEMYFFSYNRVQEPQAVSGRPLENGDAILVKGAQSSRLYAIDPNRMKALWERPVSKDARLLGVDDRSLYLGGQELGSLDLKTRGLSWATKLPGGSLDGAVLVRSDGLFQLTPRGIFELDPRSGDVRRIFRGQDLGSAGGDLVLTDDLLLAVSNRTITAYPRRTAGADASARGESATPKEKTSR, from the coding sequence ATGATCTCGATGCGAAGTGCGATCGCGCTCTTGCTGCTCGCGCCGGCTCTGGCGTTGGGGCAGGCCCCGAAGGACGAGGAGGACAAGGTCTCCAACGACAACCCGGCGCGACCGTTGCAGATGCCTCCGGCCACGACCGAGGTTAAGGAGGCGCTCGACGATTTCGAGCGGTTCCAGCGGCGAAGCGCCTGGGAGCGCGCGCTCAAGGCGCTGTACACGATCACCGAGGATCAGGCGCTGCGGTTCGTCGACGGCGACTCGGGCTTCATCATCCCGGTGGCCCAGAAGCGGCGGCAGGTGCTCACCGCGCTCCCCCCGGAAGGTCAGGCGGCGTACCGGCTGTTCTACGACGCCGAGGCGCAGAAGCTGTTCGCCGACGCCGAGGGGCCGACCGAGCTGGCGAACCTTGAGCGGATCTACTCGGCCTACTTCACCACCACGATCGGCGACGACGCGGCCGACCGCCTGGGCGACATCTATTTCGAGATGGGCCGGTTCGACCGCGCGGCCGACTGCTGGCTCTCGATCCTCCACGACCGCCCCGACACCAACCTTTCGCCCGCGACGATCGCGCTCAAGTCGGCGCTGGCTCTGGCGCGGGCGGGACGGCGGACGGAGTTCGATCAGATCCGGGCCGATCTCGCCGACCGCTACAAGGAAGACAAGGTGACGATCGGCGGGACGACCGCCGCCCCGGCCGAGTTGCTGCGGCGGCTGCTCGAAGCCGATCCGCCCGCCGCCGCCCTGGCCGAGACCGCCGGTCCGACGCCGGCCGCGGCCGAGGCCTCGCTTGATCTCGGCCGCCCGATCGAGCCCGACTGGCAGTTGCGGATCGCCGAGTCGATCGAGGCGGGGATGACGCCCGCCGAGCTGAACCAGTGGCGGTCGAACAGCCTCAGCGACGCCAAGCCCGCCGTGGCGGTCGAGGGATCGACGCTCTTCGCCAACTACCTGGGCCACATCGTCGCGGTCGACCTCGACAGCGGCAAGCTGCTCTGGCGCACCGAGGCGTTCCATCACCTCGAAAACCTGGCCATGCAGCAAGGCGGGCAGATGGCCACGCCCGGCCGGTTCGCGATCCTCGCCTCGCGCGAGTACGTCTGGACCGTCGCCCGCGACCTGAAGGACCAGAACTACATGGCGCCGTTCCATCTGGCCTGCCGGAGGGCCGACAACGGCGAGCTCGTCTGGAAGTCGACCGACCTGCCGGAATACGCGCTCTTCGACCTCAACGGACCGCCGCTCCTGAGCGACGGCACGATGTTCATCCCGGCCAAGGCGCAGCCGAACCCCCAGCAGAGCCAACCCCTGCCCGAGCAGATGGTGCTGGCGATCCAACCACACGACGGCAAGCTGCTCTGGAAGCGCGAGATCGGCGTCTTCCGCCAGGGGCAGCAACGGTTTTACTACTACAATATGCGCGACAACTCGCCGCAGGTCCGCCTGTTCCTCCGCGCGGGGTCGCTCTACATCGACACGCACGTCGGCGTGCTGGCCCGGCTCGACGCCGGCACCGGCGCGCTCGACTGGGGGTACGGCTACAAGACCGACGCGCCGCAGGCGGAAATGTACTTCTTCTCGTACAACCGGGTCCAGGAGCCGCAGGCCGTCAGCGGCCGCCCGCTCGAAAACGGCGACGCGATCTTGGTCAAGGGAGCGCAGTCGAGCAGGCTGTACGCCATCGACCCGAACCGGATGAAGGCGCTCTGGGAGCGGCCGGTCAGCAAGGACGCGCGGCTCCTGGGCGTCGACGACCGCTCTCTCTATCTGGGCGGTCAGGAGCTGGGCTCGCTCGATCTCAAGACGCGCGGGCTGTCGTGGGCGACGAAGCTGCCCGGCGGCAGCCTCGACGGCGCCGTACTCGTCCGGTCCGACGGCCTCTTTCAGTTGACCCCCCGGGGCATCTTCGAGCTCGACCCCCGCTCGGGGGACGTCCGGCGGATCTTCCGAGGTCAAGACCTGGGCTCCGCCGGCGGCGATCTCGTGTTGACCGACGATCTCCTGCTGGCCGTCTCCAATCGCACGATCACCGCGTATCCGAGGCGGACCGCCGGCGCTGACGCGTCCGCGCGGGGCGAGTCCGCCACCCCGAAGGAGAAGACTTCGAGATGA